In one window of Hevea brasiliensis isolate MT/VB/25A 57/8 chromosome 10, ASM3005281v1, whole genome shotgun sequence DNA:
- the LOC110635348 gene encoding spermidine synthase 1, producing MAEESVAVSNDLPVKRPREDEENGVSPTTVAMETEGNTDNNNSNNDYISSVIPGWFSEISPMWPGEAHSLKVEKILFQGKSDYQNVMVFQSSTYGKVLVLDGVIQLTERDECAYQEMITHLPLCSIPNPKKVLVIGGGDGGVLREVARHSSVEQIVICEIDKMVVDVSKEFFPDIAVGYEDPRVTLHVGDGVAFLKDVPAGTYDAIIVDSSDPIGPAQELFEKPFFESVAKALRPGGVVCTQAESIWLHMNIIEEIVANCRQIFKGSVNYAWTTVPTYPSGVIGFMLCSTEGPEVDFKHPVNPIDANDSKSKRPLKFYNPEIHTAAFCLPSFAKKVIDSKAK from the exons ATGGCTGAGGAAAGTGTTGCTGTGTCCAATGATTTGCCTGTCAAGAGACctagagaagatgaagagaatgGGGTCTCTCCTACCACTGTCGCTATGGAGACAGAGGGTAACACTGACAACAACAACAGTAATAATGATTATATATCCTCTGTTATTCCTGGTTGGTTCTCTGAGATTAGCCCAATGTGGCCTG GAGAGGCACACTCCTTAAAAGTGGAGAAGATCTTATTTCAAGGGAAGTCTGATTACCAGAATGTCATGGTCTTTCAG TCATCAACATATGGAAAGGTTCTTGTTTTGGATGGGGTGATTCAACTCACAGAGAGGGATGAATGCGCATATCAAGAAATGATTACTCACCTCCCACTCTGCTCAATTCCAAACCCAAAGAAG GTTTTGGTTATTGGTGGAGGAGATGGTGGAGTCTTGCGGGAAGTGGCTCGGCATTCATCTGTTGAACAGATTGTCATATGTGAAATAGATAAGATGGTTGTTGAT GTTTCTAAAGAATTTTTCCCTGATATAGCAGTTGGGTATGAGGATCCTCGAGTGACACTCCATGTTGGTGATG GAGTTGCTTTTTTAAAGGATGTTCCTGCAGGAACATATGATGCAATTATAGTAGATTCTTCTGACCCAATAG GTCCTGCACAAGAGCTTTTTGAGAAACCATTTTTTGAGTCAGTAGCAAAGGCTCTTCGCCCTGGAGGGGTTGTGTGTACTCAGGCAGAAAGTATATGGCTTCATATGAACATCATTGAGGAGATTGTTGCAAACTGCCGTCAAATCTTCAAAGGCTCTGTCAACTATGCGTGGACAACTGTTCCGACTTATCCAAG TGGGGTAATAGGTTTCATGCTTTGCTCTACTGAGGGACCTGAAGTTGATTTCAAGCATCCAGTGAATCCCATAGATGCTAATGATAGCAAATCAAAGAGACCTCTGAAATTTTACAATCCAGAG ATTCATACAGCTGCCTTCTGTTTGCCATCTTTTGCAAAGAAGGTGATTGATTCAAAAGCTAAATGA
- the LOC131169718 gene encoding serine/arginine-rich splicing factor RSZ21-like isoform X1: protein MARVYVGNLDPRVSERDLEDEFRMYGVLRSVWVARRPPGYAFVEFDDRRDAMDAIRALDGKNGWRVELSHNSKGGGGRGGGGGGGRGRGGEDLKCYECGEPGHFARECRLRIGSRGLGSGRRRSPSPRRHKSPSYGYGRSRSPRYGYGYGHRSYSPRGRRSPRRGSLSPRRGHSYSRSPPYRHARRDSPYANGD, encoded by the exons ATGGCTCGGGTTTACGTGGGGAATTTGGATCCGAGAGTCTCGGAGAGGGATCTGGAAGATGAATTCAGAATGTATGGTGTTCTTAGAAG TGTGTGGGTTGCACGAAGGCCACCGGGATATGCATTTGTGGAGTTTGATGATCGCAGGGATGCCATGGATGCAATTCGTGCATTGGATG GAAAGAATGGGTGGCGAGTGGAGCTTTCTCATAATTCCAAAGGTGGCGGTGgacgtggtggtggtggtggtggtggacgTGGACGTGGCGGTGAGGACTTGAAATGTTATGAATGTGGTGAACCTGGTCATTTTGCTCGAGAGTGCCGCCTGCGCATTGGGTCAAGAGGTTTGGGAAGTGGGCGTCGCCGAAGCCCTAGCCCACGCCGCCACAAGAGTCCAAGTTATGGATATGGGCGCAG TAGGAGTCCGAGATATGGTTATGGGTATGGGCACAG GAGTTATAGCCCCCGTGGTAGAAGATCTCCAAGACGCGGCAGCCTATCACCTCGCCGTGGTCACAGCTACAGCAGATCCCCTCCATACCGTCATGCCCGTCGTGATTCACCTTATGCTAATGG AGATTAG
- the LOC131169718 gene encoding serine/arginine-rich splicing factor RSZ21-like isoform X2 codes for MARVYVGNLDPRVSERDLEDEFRMYGVLRSVWVARRPPGYAFVEFDDRRDAMDAIRALDGKNGWRVELSHNSKGGGGRGGGGGGGRGRGGEDLKCYECGEPGHFARECRLRIGSRGLGSGRRRSPSPRRHKSPSYGYGRRSYSPRGRRSPRRGSLSPRRGHSYSRSPPYRHARRDSPYANGD; via the exons ATGGCTCGGGTTTACGTGGGGAATTTGGATCCGAGAGTCTCGGAGAGGGATCTGGAAGATGAATTCAGAATGTATGGTGTTCTTAGAAG TGTGTGGGTTGCACGAAGGCCACCGGGATATGCATTTGTGGAGTTTGATGATCGCAGGGATGCCATGGATGCAATTCGTGCATTGGATG GAAAGAATGGGTGGCGAGTGGAGCTTTCTCATAATTCCAAAGGTGGCGGTGgacgtggtggtggtggtggtggtggacgTGGACGTGGCGGTGAGGACTTGAAATGTTATGAATGTGGTGAACCTGGTCATTTTGCTCGAGAGTGCCGCCTGCGCATTGGGTCAAGAGGTTTGGGAAGTGGGCGTCGCCGAAGCCCTAGCCCACGCCGCCACAAGAGTCCAAGTTATGGATATGGGCGCAG GAGTTATAGCCCCCGTGGTAGAAGATCTCCAAGACGCGGCAGCCTATCACCTCGCCGTGGTCACAGCTACAGCAGATCCCCTCCATACCGTCATGCCCGTCGTGATTCACCTTATGCTAATGG AGATTAG